From the Paenibacillus sp. FSL H8-0548 genome, one window contains:
- a CDS encoding hemolysin XhlA family protein: MSQEQQLTDIAAKVGRVQVLQEVGAKNINDLTTTVQRLVDKLEVNNDISREALDKAKSAHHRLDGIDKIIFWGGTTIIGAIVLSAITIIANGGLVN; encoded by the coding sequence GTGAGCCAAGAGCAGCAATTAACTGATATAGCAGCAAAAGTTGGAAGGGTACAGGTGCTGCAAGAGGTGGGGGCGAAAAACATAAATGATTTGACCACGACTGTACAAAGGCTAGTCGATAAGTTAGAGGTCAATAATGACATCTCCCGCGAAGCACTAGACAAAGCCAAGTCAGCACACCATAGATTGGATGGCATCGACAAGATCATTTTTTGGGGCGGCACCACGATCATCGGTGCCATTGTATTATCCGCTATTACAATCATAGCAAATGGCGGCCTAGTAAATTAA
- a CDS encoding FtsK/SpoIIIE domain-containing protein, translated as MMFIGTSAVVAAKVAGIVASTYVAWTTYATMPTTELRRNIMKAFRAGELGKKVKRGWGKNAKDVILHPTIQRVSVSLDHKQVVFTVPTGMNPKEVYEHDWLFQQVFGEHIELSGTVKTFALNVYNEGISIFAYNDEEAAAACKGMVLPIYVGRSRTGPIAYDMTEHPHLLIAGETGSGKSVELRSILATLIRLAGDRLELYGGDLKRSEFHLFRGIANEIVNDAPNLHRILLKLRKEMQKRGSLLDREGLADVVDLPDNLRPNYIVVAIDEVSLLQKHACMEIIEEISAIGRALGVFLILSMQRPDADVLDGKLKNNLTVRMAFRHADEINSRITLGSGEAAHIKQSQKGLMIHKLDGLRFVQAPHLDLKQARVLLEPYKRVEDEMSQEVAQGLDDEDFELEVLPF; from the coding sequence ATGATGTTCATTGGCACTAGTGCAGTAGTTGCGGCCAAGGTAGCAGGGATTGTGGCAAGCACTTACGTAGCTTGGACGACATACGCAACCATGCCCACAACGGAGCTGAGGCGAAACATCATGAAAGCTTTTCGAGCTGGGGAGCTGGGCAAAAAGGTTAAGCGTGGTTGGGGCAAGAATGCTAAGGACGTCATTCTGCACCCGACAATACAGCGGGTGAGTGTGTCACTGGATCATAAACAAGTGGTGTTCACCGTTCCAACAGGGATGAATCCGAAAGAGGTTTATGAGCATGATTGGTTGTTCCAGCAAGTTTTCGGTGAGCACATCGAGCTCAGCGGAACCGTTAAAACATTTGCACTAAATGTATACAATGAAGGCATATCGATATTTGCTTACAACGACGAGGAAGCAGCTGCAGCATGCAAAGGAATGGTACTACCGATCTATGTGGGACGCAGCCGCACTGGTCCGATTGCTTATGACATGACCGAGCACCCGCATCTACTCATAGCCGGCGAAACGGGTTCGGGCAAGTCGGTAGAGCTGCGTTCTATCCTGGCAACGTTGATCCGATTGGCTGGTGATCGGTTGGAACTTTATGGGGGAGATCTTAAACGTTCGGAGTTTCATTTGTTTCGAGGTATAGCTAATGAAATAGTAAACGACGCACCAAACCTACACCGGATATTGCTTAAGCTTAGAAAGGAAATGCAGAAGCGTGGCAGCTTATTGGATCGTGAAGGGCTGGCGGATGTGGTTGATCTGCCTGACAACTTGCGACCGAATTATATTGTTGTAGCCATCGACGAAGTGAGCTTGCTGCAGAAGCATGCCTGCATGGAGATAATCGAAGAGATAAGCGCCATAGGTCGAGCTCTCGGCGTGTTTCTTATTTTGTCCATGCAACGTCCGGATGCGGATGTACTTGACGGTAAGCTTAAAAATAACCTTACGGTCCGTATGGCTTTCCGACACGCTGACGAAATAAATAGCCGCATCACACTCGGTAGCGGAGAAGCAGCTCACATTAAGCAGAGTCAAAAGGGTTTGATGATTCATAAGCTCGATGGGTTGCGCTTCGTGCAGGCTCCACATTTGGATTTAAAGCAGGCAAGAGTATTGTTGGAGCCATACAAAAGGGTAGAGGATGAAATGTCACAGGAGGTCGCACAAGGGCTAGATGATGAGGATTTTGAATTGGAGGTGCTACCGTTTTGA
- a CDS encoding helix-turn-helix domain-containing protein, with protein sequence MARRKAAPRTIIKRDRFKELRLQYGQTQRSLSIVLDITESFVRELESGRSNPEITFAFKVAKYFNTTVDDVFQDLAN encoded by the coding sequence ATGGCTCGAAGAAAAGCCGCCCCTCGTACTATTATAAAACGTGATCGATTTAAGGAATTACGTTTACAATATGGACAAACTCAACGCTCTTTATCCATTGTGCTTGATATTACCGAAAGCTTTGTTCGTGAACTAGAAAGCGGCCGATCTAATCCTGAGATCACATTCGCATTCAAAGTTGCTAAATATTTCAACACAACTGTTGATGATGTATTTCAAGACCTTGCGAACTAA
- a CDS encoding helix-turn-helix transcriptional regulator, whose translation MAEDNNMSKLTGERIRALRNKSGLYQADLAEKLGVVRENVSKYELGKVTPPSNVLNSLADLLHTSTDYLLGKTENSTPVDPEMELNKDIELSDSQLLEKYNFKVDGQSIDEETIKRILDYLRAEKRLKG comes from the coding sequence ATGGCTGAGGACAATAACATGAGTAAGTTGACCGGCGAGAGAATTCGTGCGTTACGCAATAAATCGGGGCTGTATCAAGCTGATCTAGCGGAGAAGCTGGGTGTCGTTCGCGAAAACGTATCTAAATACGAGCTCGGCAAGGTCACTCCTCCAAGCAACGTTCTTAATTCATTGGCTGATTTGCTGCATACTTCTACTGATTATTTGCTTGGTAAAACAGAAAACTCCACCCCTGTTGATCCAGAGATGGAGTTGAATAAAGATATCGAACTTTCAGACAGTCAATTATTAGAAAAATACAACTTCAAAGTTGATGGTCAATCCATTGATGAGGAAACGATTAAAAGGATTCTTGATTATCTACGAGCTGAGAAACGACTGAAAGGCTAG
- a CDS encoding DUF3862 domain-containing protein — translation MKKLILILVIGLALLVGCSNSSPASSSGKITKADFESLEVGMTIEDVFALIGEGELSVESGTVGEELHTAAYTYDGKGSLGANVQLMFQGGKLITKAQAGLK, via the coding sequence ATGAAAAAACTCATATTAATATTAGTCATAGGACTAGCTCTCTTAGTTGGATGCAGTAACTCATCTCCTGCTTCATCAAGCGGAAAGATTACAAAAGCTGATTTCGAATCACTTGAGGTTGGAATGACCATCGAGGATGTATTTGCACTTATAGGAGAAGGCGAACTCTCAGTCGAATCCGGAACTGTGGGCGAGGAACTTCACACAGCGGCTTATACTTATGATGGTAAAGGCAGTTTGGGAGCTAACGTACAACTCATGTTTCAGGGCGGCAAATTAATAACTAAAGCTCAGGCTGGATTAAAATAA
- a CDS encoding phage holin, LLH family, with product MDILQPYVDTVVQALIGLLVTFIIGVIAMLQGKVKTWLETRTTAQQREVLHRIAGEAVALFEATIGSGSGRAKLKAAEGYVINHLAKIGSSLTATEIKAAIEKAVADYNAGVGKSG from the coding sequence ATGGATATTTTACAACCTTACGTAGATACAGTTGTACAGGCTCTTATTGGCTTGCTAGTGACGTTTATTATCGGTGTCATCGCTATGTTGCAAGGTAAGGTTAAGACGTGGCTAGAGACTCGTACCACGGCTCAGCAACGCGAAGTCCTGCATCGCATCGCCGGTGAGGCTGTTGCTTTGTTTGAGGCAACGATAGGCAGCGGCAGTGGACGAGCTAAACTTAAGGCAGCTGAAGGCTACGTTATTAATCATTTAGCTAAGATTGGTTCAAGCCTGACTGCAACGGAGATTAAAGCGGCCATCGAGAAAGCGGTCGCTGATTACAATGCAGGAGTTGGTAAAAGTGGCTAA
- a CDS encoding stalk domain-containing protein encodes MKKKLLLSLLVVSLMLASAGVGAYAAAKKMTLVVDGTVAKVDPILQNGVTYVPLRAAAELLGATVNLDSKTNTVTVTSKGTTVTPASNNSKTIGKVTVTINKVTQDADSLKVYVTYINKSDKAVSPAESLSKIVSNGKQYDYDTMFNFDRYYDTGVDNASGSLEPGVTAKSVLFFPPVANPTKINILVQPNYEEFRFNDIVVGK; translated from the coding sequence TTGAAAAAGAAATTATTGTTGTCATTATTAGTCGTATCATTAATGTTAGCGTCCGCAGGAGTTGGAGCTTATGCCGCTGCCAAGAAGATGACTTTAGTCGTTGACGGCACAGTTGCAAAGGTTGATCCAATCTTACAAAACGGAGTAACGTATGTGCCGCTTCGCGCAGCCGCTGAATTGCTTGGAGCGACTGTTAACCTGGATTCAAAGACGAACACAGTAACGGTGACGTCAAAAGGAACTACAGTAACGCCAGCTAGCAATAACTCGAAAACCATTGGTAAGGTGACTGTCACGATTAATAAGGTTACTCAGGATGCGGACTCGCTTAAGGTTTATGTTACCTATATAAACAAGTCAGACAAGGCTGTCTCTCCTGCAGAAAGCCTTTCGAAAATAGTATCTAACGGTAAACAATACGACTACGACACCATGTTTAACTTCGACAGATACTATGATACTGGCGTCGATAATGCTTCTGGCAGCTTAGAACCAGGCGTTACAGCTAAATCGGTATTGTTTTTTCCGCCTGTTGCCAATCCAACAAAAATCAATATCCTAGTACAACCTAATTATGAAGAATTCCGTTTTAATGACATCGTGGTCGGAAAATAG
- a CDS encoding XkdX family protein gives MSAWFDRIKKFYDRNLWTLEQVKDGVRTNTITAEEYLLIVGEAFEA, from the coding sequence ATGAGTGCATGGTTTGATCGGATTAAAAAGTTTTATGACCGCAACCTTTGGACATTGGAGCAGGTTAAGGATGGCGTACGGACAAACACGATCACGGCAGAAGAATATTTACTAATAGTCGGAGAGGCGTTTGAAGCATGA
- a CDS encoding M23 family metallopeptidase, with amino-acid sequence MANWDYDSNYRLTSPFGMRDHPIKMIPIFHRGVDLVVTPGNGPLYAFVAGTVIYAKQGIPGIGIPAEMGIVVAIKDDKGYLHLYAHLSAAVVKVGQQVLRGQKIGNQGTTGASTGNHLHYEIRKTASPSFGWTVTEAGVVEPTKYLQDYYKVAAPVVEPQKEDEDKLELTNNQWGQLDVAVQSLLDKGIITDKAWAEKVKSKKLTLSEISWLNTIVLSRK; translated from the coding sequence GTGGCTAATTGGGATTACGACAGCAACTACCGCCTAACCAGTCCGTTTGGGATGCGAGATCATCCTATCAAGATGATTCCAATATTTCATCGTGGTGTCGACTTGGTTGTTACGCCCGGCAATGGTCCTTTATATGCCTTTGTAGCCGGTACAGTCATCTATGCAAAGCAGGGTATTCCTGGTATCGGTATACCCGCCGAGATGGGGATCGTCGTAGCAATTAAAGATGACAAAGGCTACCTGCACTTATACGCACATCTCAGCGCGGCTGTCGTTAAAGTGGGTCAGCAGGTGTTACGCGGACAGAAAATCGGCAATCAGGGTACTACAGGTGCAAGTACGGGCAATCATTTGCATTATGAGATCCGGAAAACAGCTTCTCCGAGCTTCGGGTGGACCGTTACAGAGGCGGGAGTTGTCGAGCCTACCAAATACCTGCAAGACTATTACAAAGTAGCAGCGCCAGTCGTGGAGCCGCAGAAGGAGGATGAGGATAAATTGGAATTGACAAACAATCAATGGGGTCAACTCGACGTTGCGGTGCAAAGCCTGCTCGATAAAGGGATTATCACTGATAAGGCATGGGCTGAAAAGGTTAAAAGCAAGAAGCTCACTCTGTCGGAAATATCTTGGCTCAATACGATCGTGCTGTCTCGCAAATAA
- a CDS encoding S8 family serine peptidase, with protein MNERELTYCRVDQWHAAGYTGKGIKIAVHEVAASTCKNLARWGGKVLDPFEARFTGNVDGHCQNVVDTLLLASPDVEVHLMGRDWLANLQYCIDNGIDLYNYSGTGSYSTAEFNVLEQKALDAGVFFVCSAGNDGAQADSLTGFSRKKTWLSVGAVRWGTYNGFTGPLSNGYSSWDRYGDDLDVCGFADGLQIPSELFADKLMGVSGTSFSCPWVVGLIALWKQKFIKDNKRKPAFSETFKFAITHAEDIEAPGYDQKTGHGVLRLPEIVKEPVYDIIEMWAGNTMAKVNGQSHVLYAAPQLIAGRNLVGLRDVAELTGWQVDWDNTAKKVTLTREVSQ; from the coding sequence ATGAACGAACGCGAGCTGACTTATTGCCGCGTCGATCAATGGCATGCTGCGGGATATACAGGCAAGGGGATTAAGATAGCGGTGCATGAGGTTGCAGCCAGCACCTGTAAAAACCTCGCGCGTTGGGGTGGTAAGGTGTTGGACCCGTTCGAAGCGCGCTTTACTGGCAATGTGGACGGTCATTGTCAAAACGTTGTCGACACGCTGCTACTCGCCTCTCCTGACGTTGAGGTCCATCTTATGGGGCGTGATTGGCTAGCGAATCTACAGTACTGCATCGACAATGGCATCGACCTGTACAATTATTCCGGTACCGGCAGCTATAGCACAGCAGAATTTAATGTACTTGAGCAAAAGGCACTCGACGCGGGTGTCTTTTTTGTTTGTTCTGCTGGTAACGATGGAGCTCAGGCAGACAGCTTAACAGGATTTTCCCGAAAGAAAACGTGGCTGTCGGTTGGCGCTGTTCGGTGGGGCACTTATAACGGATTTACTGGACCGCTTTCTAATGGTTATTCCTCTTGGGATCGTTACGGCGATGACCTCGACGTGTGCGGCTTTGCGGACGGTCTGCAGATACCATCTGAGCTCTTTGCTGACAAGCTAATGGGTGTATCGGGTACAAGCTTTTCGTGTCCGTGGGTTGTTGGTTTGATCGCGTTGTGGAAGCAGAAGTTTATTAAAGACAACAAACGGAAGCCGGCATTCTCCGAGACATTCAAATTTGCAATAACTCATGCAGAAGACATCGAAGCTCCTGGTTACGATCAAAAGACAGGTCACGGCGTACTGCGGCTGCCTGAGATCGTCAAAGAGCCCGTATATGACATCATTGAGATGTGGGCAGGCAATACGATGGCAAAGGTCAACGGTCAGTCTCATGTGCTGTATGCTGCACCACAGCTCATAGCAGGGCGTAATCTTGTCGGTCTGCGGGACGTAGCCGAGCTTACGGGCTGGCAAGTGGATTGGGACAACACAGCTAAAAAAGTGACCCTTACGAGGGAGGTGAGCCAGTGA
- a CDS encoding antA/AntB antirepressor family protein: MKKLIVNELLPIYETDAGEKVVDGRELHEFLDVSSKFADWIKNRITKYGFAENDDYATVSKILESGGKSIDYVLKLDMAKELCMVENNEQGSKARKYFIDIEKRYKQQTINTSLLSPEMQMFKTIFDGVARTQLEQAEDRKELEAVKSRVDTLTTNLTAAPNHTAVVKRVDEYVRWTRLGHNEVYNRIYDIMQAKHGIDVRQRVENERVRINDAYFDKTGKFYAVSTLKQKVNGIDVMVRMGVLDKFNEILVGLLAKEKENSLPLY; this comes from the coding sequence ATGAAGAAGTTAATCGTAAATGAATTGCTGCCTATATATGAAACTGATGCAGGCGAGAAGGTTGTTGACGGTCGCGAGCTTCATGAGTTTTTGGATGTCAGTTCTAAATTCGCTGATTGGATAAAAAACCGAATCACTAAATATGGATTCGCTGAAAACGATGATTACGCAACGGTTTCTAAAATTTTAGAAAGCGGTGGCAAATCGATTGATTATGTTTTAAAGCTCGATATGGCTAAGGAACTCTGTATGGTTGAGAACAACGAGCAGGGCAGCAAAGCTCGTAAATACTTCATCGATATTGAAAAACGATATAAACAGCAAACCATCAATACATCTCTACTCAGCCCTGAAATGCAGATGTTCAAAACCATATTCGACGGCGTTGCTAGAACGCAACTTGAGCAAGCAGAGGATAGGAAGGAGCTTGAAGCAGTTAAATCCCGTGTCGATACATTGACCACCAACTTAACCGCAGCACCTAATCACACAGCAGTTGTCAAGCGAGTTGACGAATACGTCCGCTGGACTCGGTTAGGCCATAACGAAGTGTATAACCGCATTTACGACATCATGCAGGCTAAGCACGGCATCGACGTTCGGCAGCGAGTTGAAAATGAACGTGTCCGTATCAATGATGCTTACTTCGATAAGACGGGTAAATTTTACGCGGTTAGCACTCTCAAACAGAAGGTGAACGGCATTGATGTAATGGTGCGCATGGGTGTTCTGGACAAGTTCAATGAAATTTTGGTTGGACTGCTTGCCAAGGAAAAGGAAAACTCTCTTCCACTTTATTAG
- a CDS encoding replication-relaxation family protein, with product MIARDKAIVADLERFRCLTRDDVAELHYGHVKNPITEANKTLLRLRREGLVTVSKERRKYLYFPQHSIKKDSQKIGHFLAIADFFKQLRRHEAPRIFQVEPKIGGKGLPEPDAFAIWKGAPFYIEIQNSAFTEKMIIDKMNRYEQHYLTGEWEKAEWQPQLKKVFPYVWIVGAQRFDVGMRSFKVFQGGAEEMVQRFVK from the coding sequence TTGATTGCGCGGGATAAAGCTATTGTTGCTGACCTTGAAAGGTTCCGCTGCTTAACGCGCGACGATGTAGCGGAGCTCCATTATGGTCATGTCAAAAATCCGATTACGGAAGCTAATAAGACGTTGCTGCGGTTACGGAGGGAGGGGCTTGTAACTGTGTCGAAAGAACGTCGTAAGTACTTATACTTCCCGCAGCATAGCATTAAGAAGGACTCACAAAAGATAGGGCACTTCTTAGCGATTGCCGACTTCTTTAAGCAGTTGCGCCGGCACGAAGCGCCTCGTATCTTTCAAGTCGAACCGAAGATAGGAGGGAAGGGACTGCCAGAGCCTGATGCATTCGCTATATGGAAAGGGGCGCCGTTTTATATTGAGATCCAGAACAGTGCGTTCACAGAGAAGATGATCATCGACAAAATGAATAGATACGAACAACATTATCTGACTGGCGAATGGGAAAAAGCAGAGTGGCAGCCGCAGCTGAAGAAAGTGTTTCCTTATGTTTGGATCGTTGGGGCACAACGTTTTGATGTTGGGATGCGATCATTTAAAGTTTTTCAAGGTGGGGCAGAAGAGATGGTTCAGAGGTTTGTTAAATAA